DNA sequence from the Desulfomicrobium macestii genome:
CAGGTTTCACGGTCCCCCTTCATGGCGTTGGCGGTCATGGCGATGATGGGCAACTCATGAAATCTCCCGATGGATCGTATCCGGCGGCTTGCTTCAAGTACGAGCGATCCCGCGGATAGAAGAAAA
Encoded proteins:
- a CDS encoding response regulator; this encodes MSQPDRLADQVRQSVRLTFVTVLMSMVVYNFVIFLLSAGSLVLEASRRIRSIGRFHELPIIAMTANAMKGDRET